A window from Capricornis sumatraensis isolate serow.1 chromosome 5, serow.2, whole genome shotgun sequence encodes these proteins:
- the TAS2R5 gene encoding LOW QUALITY PROTEIN: taste receptor type 2 member 5 (The sequence of the model RefSeq protein was modified relative to this genomic sequence to represent the inferred CDS: inserted 1 base in 1 codon), with product MPTSIPGLMMLVAVAECLIGLTGNGVLVVWSFGECLRTSRESSYNLIVLGLAVCRLLLQWLIMVDSSLFLLFQSSHWLRCLSVFRVLVSQASLWFVSFLSVFYCRKIMTIEHPVSLWLKQRACYLSCWCFLVYFMIHLLLIVRGSLDFSSPSQGNSSILFPFSNWHYICILQLNTGSMMPFMXVSSGLLIVSLYRHDRKMKVRTAGRRDAQAKARITVLKSLGCFLVLYMVYALASPFSISSKTFPADLITLFISETLVAACPSLHSVILIMGNPRMKLTCQRILWKTVCA from the exons ATGCCGACTTCTATCCCAGGACTGATGATGCTGGTGGCAGTGGCTGAATGTCTCATTGGCCTCACTGGAAATGGAGTTCTTGTGGTCTGGAGTTTTGGAGAATGTCTTCGAACGTCCAGGGAGTCCTCGTATAACCTCATTGTCCTGGGCCTGGCGGTCTGTCGGTTGCTTCTACAATGGTTGATTATGGTGGACTCAAGTCTGTTCCTGCTTTTCCAGAGCAGCCATTGGCTTCGCTGTCTCAGTGTCTTCAGGGTTCTGGTAAGCCAGGCCAGCCTGTGGTTTGTGAGTTTTCTCAGTGTCTTCTATTGTAGGAAGATCATGACCATTGAACACCCTGTCTCCTTGTGGCTGAAGCAGAGGGCCTGTTACCTGAGTTGCTGGTGCTTTCTGGTGTACTTCATGATCCATTTGTTACTTATAGTCAGGGGTAGCTTAGACTTCTCCAGTCCTTCCCAAGGAAACAGCAGCATCTTATTCCCCTTTTCAAACTGgcactatatatgtatattacagcTCAATACAGGAAGTATGATGCCTTTCA ATGTTTCCTCTGGGCTGCTGATTGTCTCTTTATATAGACACGACAGGAAGATGAAGGTCCGTACAGCTGGCAGAAGAGATGCTCAGGCCAAGGCTCGCATCACTGTCCTCAAGTCCTTGGGCTGTTTCCTTGTACTTTACATGGTCTACGCCCTGGCCAGCCCCTTCTCCATCAGCTCCAAGACTTTTCCTGCGGATCTCATCACTCTCTTCATCTCTGAGACACTCGTGGCTGCCTGCCCTTCTCTTCATTCTGTCATTCTGATCATGGGGAACCCCAGGATGAAGCTGACATGTCAGAGAATCCTGTGGAAGACTGTATGTGCTTGA
- the PRSS37 gene encoding probable inactive serine protease 37 produces MKFTFCLSVLAGTFFSAHSSVQKDDPAPYLVYLKSHFNPCVGVLIKSNWVLAPAHCYLPNLKVMLGNFRIRIRDGTEQTISPIQIIRYWNHSHSAPQDDLMLIRLAKPAILNEKVQPIALATSTVKPGTICMLSGLDWSQNNNGRHPDLRQNLEAPVMSNTACQETEQGKSHRNSICVKFLKVFSRIFGEVAVATVICKNKLQGIEVGHFMGGDVGIYTNVQKYVSWIESTTKDK; encoded by the exons GGACATTTTTCTCCGCTCACTCATCTGTGCAGAAAGATGACCCTGCCCCCTATTTGGTCTACCTCAAGTCTCACTTCAACCCCTGTGTGGGCGTCCTTATCAAAAGCAACTGGGTGCTGGCCCCTGCTCACTGCTACCTACC AAATCTGAAGGTGATGCTGGGAAACTTCAGGATCAGAATCAGAGATGGGACAGAGCAGACAATTAGCCCTATCCAGATTATCCGCTACTGGAACCACAGTCATAGTGCGCCCCAAGACGACCTCATGCTCATTAGGCTGGCTAAGCCCGCCATCCTCAACGAAAAAGTCCAGCCCATTGCCCTCGCCACCAGCACCGTCAAGCCAGGCACCATCTGCATGCTTTCCGGTTTGGACTGGAGCCAAAACAACAATG GCAGACACCCTGATTTAAGGCAGAACCTGGAGGCCCCTGTGATGTCCAACACAGCCTGCCAGGAAACCGAACAAGGAAAAAGCCACAGAAACTCCATATGTGTTAAATTTCTAAAAGTGTTCAGTCGAATTTTTGGG GAGGTGGCCGTTGCTACTGTCATCTGCAAAAACAAGCTGCAGGGGATCGAGGTCGGACACTTCATGGGAGGGGATGTGGGCATCTACACCAACGTTCAGAAATATGTCAGCTGGATTGAGAGCACCACTAAAGACAAATGA
- the TAS2R4 gene encoding taste receptor type 2 member 4 encodes MLRIVFFSSIVVSEILTFVGLIVNLFIVVVSYKTCIKSHRISSSDRLLFSLGITRFFILLLNVVVIISPNVERSVSLSSFFLSCWMFLDSSSLWFVTLLNVLYCVKIANYQHSVFLLLKRNLSTRMPRLLLVCMLLSVFTTLLYVMLRQLAPRLEFVTVRNGTVFDINEGLLSLVTPLVLSSFLQFIINVTSASLLINSLKRHIRKMQRSATVLWNPQTEAHVGAVKLMTCFLILYIPYSVATLLHYLPSSIGMDLRTKSIYVIMSTIYPPGHSLLIILTHPKLKTKAKNILCFSK; translated from the coding sequence ATGCTTCGGatagtctttttttcttctatcgTTGTCTCTGAAATTTTAACTTTTGTAGGACTCATTGTGAATCTCTTCATTGTAGTGGTCAGTTACAAGACTTGCATCAAAAGCCACAGGATCTCTTCTTCTGACAGACTCCTGTTCAGTTTGGGCATCACCAGATTTTTTATACTGTTACTGAATGTTGTTGTCATCATCTCTCCAAATGTGGAAAGGTCAGTCTCCTTATCCTCTTTCTTCCTGTCATGTTGGATGTTTTTGGACTCTAGTAGTCTTTGGTTTGTAACCTTGCTCAACGTCTTGTATTGTGTGAAGATTGCTAACTACCAACACTCCGTGTTTCTCCTGCTGAAACGCAATCTCTCCACCAGGATGCCCCGGCTGCTGCTGGTCTGTATGCTCCTTTCTGTCTTCACCACTCTCCTGTATGTTATGCTCAGACAGTTGGCACCCCGTCTTGAATTTGTGACTGTGAGAAATGGCACAGTATTTGACATCAATGAGGGACTCCTGTCTTTGGTGACTCCTTTGGTCTTGAGCTCATTTCTCCAATTCATCATTAATGTGACTTCTGCTTCTTTGTTGATCAATTCCTTGAAGAGACATATACGGAAGATGCAGAGAAGTGCCACTGTTCTTTGGAATCCCCAGACTGAAGCTCATGTGGGTGCTGTGAAGCTGATGACCTGTTTCCTCATACTCTACATTCCATATTCAGTTGCTACCTTGCTCCATTATCTCCCTTCTTCTATAGGGATGGATTTGAGAACCAAGTCTATTTATGTTATTATGTCCACCATTTACCCTCCAGGACATTCTCTTCTTATTATTCTCACACATcctaaactgaaaacaaaagcaaagaatatTCTTTGTTTCAGTAAATAG